In the Agrococcus sp. Marseille-Q4369 genome, one interval contains:
- a CDS encoding cytochrome P450: MANPLNDDALLLLTRGYDTSEAIWQRARPGARAVRTTALGGDALFMRGEEAVELFYDESKVRRHGAMPMAIQESLFGHGSVHSLDTAAHRHRKQTFLGLAYDDAEVRRLEPHLEREWGEELADWIAGGERSAYDAAIGAIGRAMQRWAGLPGTPEAKTRWARRQAQIVDGFGVPYSPEFLLTMANRWWSDRHASALIEAVRAGELEATAGTALHAWAWHRDQEGELLPARLAGIELQNSFRPAIAVCRFVAFAAKALHERPEWRERIAAETAERGKLTGGALATAFAHEVRRTALFVPMLPGRAIDEVELDGERVSAGALLLLDVLGTDLDESSWERAGEFDPERFVGIDDWAEIEAMGAFVPQGGGHPSTGHRCPGEKVTLSTLTSAIAALSDPRVTILGEGLDVGRRRMPTKPASGGIVRSAHRRPRSSGTGGRCPFH, encoded by the coding sequence ATGGCCAACCCCCTGAACGACGACGCCCTCCTGCTGCTCACGCGCGGCTACGACACGAGCGAGGCGATCTGGCAGCGGGCTCGCCCGGGAGCCCGCGCGGTGCGGACGACGGCGCTCGGCGGCGACGCGCTCTTCATGCGCGGTGAGGAGGCGGTCGAGCTCTTCTACGACGAGTCCAAGGTGCGCAGGCACGGCGCGATGCCGATGGCGATCCAGGAATCGCTCTTCGGCCACGGCTCGGTGCACTCGCTCGACACCGCGGCCCACCGGCACCGCAAGCAGACCTTCCTCGGGCTCGCGTACGACGACGCCGAGGTGCGCCGCCTCGAGCCGCACCTCGAGCGCGAGTGGGGCGAGGAGCTCGCCGACTGGATCGCCGGCGGCGAGCGCTCCGCGTACGACGCGGCGATCGGCGCGATCGGGCGCGCGATGCAGCGCTGGGCCGGTTTGCCCGGCACCCCCGAGGCCAAGACCCGCTGGGCGAGGCGGCAGGCGCAGATCGTCGACGGCTTCGGCGTCCCCTACTCCCCCGAGTTCCTGCTGACGATGGCCAACCGCTGGTGGTCCGACCGGCACGCGAGCGCGCTCATCGAAGCCGTGCGCGCGGGCGAGCTCGAGGCGACGGCGGGCACCGCGCTGCACGCCTGGGCCTGGCACCGCGACCAGGAGGGCGAGCTGCTGCCGGCCCGGCTCGCGGGCATCGAGCTGCAGAACTCCTTCCGACCCGCGATCGCGGTGTGCCGGTTCGTCGCCTTCGCCGCGAAGGCGCTCCACGAGCGGCCCGAGTGGCGCGAGCGCATCGCGGCCGAGACCGCCGAGCGGGGGAAGCTCACGGGCGGCGCGCTCGCGACCGCCTTCGCGCACGAGGTGCGGCGCACGGCGCTGTTCGTGCCGATGCTCCCGGGTCGCGCGATCGACGAGGTCGAGCTCGACGGCGAGAGGGTGAGCGCGGGCGCGCTGCTGCTGCTCGACGTGCTCGGCACCGACCTCGACGAGTCGAGCTGGGAGCGCGCGGGCGAGTTCGACCCGGAGCGCTTCGTCGGCATCGACGACTGGGCGGAGATCGAGGCGATGGGCGCGTTCGTGCCGCAAGGCGGCGGGCATCCCTCGACCGGCCACCGCTGCCCGGGCGAGAAGGTCACGCTCTCGACGCTCACGAGCGCGATCGCCGCGCTGAGCGACCCGCGCGTGACGATCCTCGGCGAGGGTCTCGACGTGGGCCGCCGGCGCATGCCGACGAAGCCCGCCTCGGGCGGCATCGTGCGGAGCGCGCACCGCCGGCCGCGCAGCAGCGGCACGGGCGGGCGCTGCCCGTTCCACTGA
- a CDS encoding DEAD/DEAH box helicase: protein MDREHPFPIQADTLPDTLAGRDVLGRGKTGSGKTLAFSIPLIARLSGELAGGNRRKGLPLGLVLAPTRELATQIATEMAPLAKAAGLTVTTIFGGVSQRPQETALRNGVDIVVACPGRLEDLMKQGIASLSAIEMTVIDEADHMADLGFLPVVTKILDKTPSSGQRLLFSATLDNGVDKLVKRFLTNEVMHSVDEANSPVAAMTHHLFEVSPDDKNLLVRRLASGLGRRILFTRTKHQAKKLAKHLTASGIPAVDLHGNLSQNARDRNLAAFSDGSVRVLVATDVAARGVHVDGVELVVHVDPPMEHKAYLHRSGRTARAGTEGDVVTVMLPAQRGDTMSLLRKAKIGVQSQPVTASSDAVDALVGPYAPHVAPVPGGPGSGNEIQQQQGGGGRSTGANARRKRAAREGVAGSGAHGATVGAARSERPRKDRSGRPEVKQGAGAGGGRGGQGGARSGGRAGGQRSGGQRSGGQGGAPRGGSAVAWSSSGGGSLQSGAAPARSGGQQRRGPRRAQG, encoded by the coding sequence ATGGACCGCGAGCACCCGTTCCCGATCCAGGCCGACACCCTGCCCGACACGCTCGCCGGGCGCGACGTGCTGGGCCGCGGCAAGACCGGCTCGGGCAAGACCCTCGCGTTCTCGATCCCGCTCATCGCGCGCCTCTCGGGCGAGCTCGCGGGCGGCAACCGCCGCAAGGGGCTGCCGCTCGGCCTCGTGCTCGCCCCGACGCGCGAGCTCGCGACGCAGATCGCGACCGAGATGGCGCCGCTCGCGAAGGCCGCCGGCCTCACCGTCACGACCATCTTCGGCGGCGTCTCGCAGCGCCCGCAGGAGACCGCGCTCCGGAACGGCGTCGACATCGTCGTCGCGTGCCCGGGCCGCCTCGAGGACCTCATGAAGCAGGGCATCGCCTCGCTCTCGGCGATCGAGATGACCGTCATCGACGAGGCCGACCACATGGCTGACCTCGGCTTCCTGCCGGTCGTGACGAAGATCCTCGACAAGACGCCCAGCTCGGGCCAGCGCCTGCTGTTCTCGGCGACCCTCGACAACGGGGTCGACAAGCTCGTCAAGCGCTTCCTCACGAACGAGGTCATGCACTCGGTCGACGAGGCGAACTCGCCCGTCGCCGCGATGACGCACCACCTCTTCGAGGTCTCGCCCGACGACAAGAACCTGCTCGTCCGCCGCCTCGCGTCGGGGCTCGGCCGCCGCATCCTCTTCACCCGCACGAAGCACCAGGCGAAGAAGCTCGCGAAGCACCTCACCGCTTCCGGCATCCCCGCCGTCGACCTGCACGGCAACCTGTCGCAGAACGCCCGCGACCGCAACCTCGCCGCCTTCAGCGACGGCTCGGTGCGCGTGCTCGTCGCGACGGATGTCGCCGCTCGCGGCGTGCACGTCGACGGCGTCGAGCTCGTGGTGCACGTCGACCCGCCCATGGAGCACAAGGCCTACCTGCACCGCTCGGGCCGCACGGCTCGCGCCGGCACCGAGGGCGACGTCGTGACGGTCATGCTGCCCGCGCAGCGCGGCGACACGATGTCGCTGCTGCGCAAGGCGAAGATCGGCGTCCAGTCGCAGCCGGTGACGGCGTCGTCGGATGCGGTGGACGCACTCGTCGGACCGTACGCGCCGCACGTGGCCCCGGTCCCCGGTGGCCCCGGCTCGGGCAACGAGATCCAGCAGCAGCAGGGCGGCGGCGGCCGCTCGACCGGTGCGAACGCGCGCCGGAAGCGCGCGGCGCGCGAGGGCGTCGCCGGCTCGGGCGCGCACGGCGCGACGGTCGGCGCGGCGCGCTCCGAGCGGCCCCGCAAGGACCGCTCGGGTCGACCCGAGGTCAAGCAGGGCGCCGGTGCAGGCGGTGGTCGCGGCGGCCAGGGCGGCGCCCGCTCGGGCGGCCGCGCCGGCGGCCAGCGCTCGGGCGGTCAGCGCTCGGGCGGCCAGGGCGGCGCGCCGCGCGGCGGCTCGGCCGTCGCGTGGTCGTCGAGCGGCGGCGGCTCGCTGCAGTCGGGCGCGGCCCCGGCCCGCTCGGGCGGCCAGCAGCGCCGCGGCCCGCGCCGCGCGCAGGGCTGA
- a CDS encoding ROK family protein — protein MTIAGLDVGGTKIAGAALAPRGAVPRWDVDDVLARSHRPHRIHGPEALLDALEAAVRDLDEQLAAAGRAPIEAVGLAIAAWMPRDRESITWAAHLGVRDFALRPALAERLGMPVTIHNDADGYLMGEAAMGAAADASSSLLLALGTGVGGAFVADGRPLIGAHGLAGELGHVTVDEAGPVCSCTARGCVEAFAGGNALARDAAAVAAAVALAPGGRPSAMHLEQAARAGDARALEVLEGAGRAVAAGLRRLLPAFDPEVVVLGGRVMLQTADLLLPVIERELAEHAPLQGVPQPRRLELARLGDHAAAIGAAVLAAR, from the coding sequence ATGACGATCGCAGGCCTCGACGTGGGCGGGACGAAGATCGCGGGGGCCGCCCTCGCGCCGAGGGGTGCGGTGCCCCGCTGGGACGTCGACGACGTGCTCGCGCGCAGCCACCGGCCCCACCGCATCCACGGGCCCGAAGCGCTACTCGACGCGCTCGAGGCGGCAGTGCGCGACCTTGACGAGCAGCTCGCCGCGGCGGGGCGCGCGCCCATCGAGGCCGTCGGGCTCGCGATCGCCGCGTGGATGCCGCGCGACCGCGAGTCGATCACGTGGGCCGCGCACCTCGGCGTGCGCGACTTCGCGCTGCGGCCCGCGCTCGCCGAGCGGCTCGGCATGCCCGTCACGATCCACAACGACGCGGACGGCTACCTGATGGGCGAGGCGGCGATGGGGGCCGCGGCGGATGCGTCGTCGTCGCTCCTGCTCGCGCTCGGCACCGGGGTGGGCGGCGCGTTCGTCGCCGACGGGCGGCCGCTCATCGGCGCGCACGGGCTCGCGGGCGAGCTCGGCCACGTGACGGTCGACGAGGCGGGGCCGGTGTGCTCGTGCACGGCGCGCGGCTGCGTCGAGGCGTTCGCCGGCGGGAACGCGCTCGCGCGCGACGCGGCAGCGGTGGCGGCGGCCGTCGCGCTCGCGCCCGGCGGGCGGCCGAGCGCGATGCACCTCGAGCAAGCGGCGCGCGCCGGGGACGCGCGGGCGCTCGAGGTGCTCGAGGGCGCGGGGCGCGCGGTCGCGGCGGGGCTGCGGCGGCTGCTGCCGGCGTTCGACCCGGAGGTCGTCGTGCTCGGCGGTCGCGTGATGCTGCAGACGGCCGACCTGCTGCTGCCGGTCATCGAGCGGGAGCTCGCGGAGCACGCGCCGCTGCAGGGCGTGCCGCAGCCGCGCCGGCTCGAGCTCGCGCGGCTCGGCGACCACGCGGCGGCGATCGGCGCGGCGGTGCTCGCCGCGCGCTGA
- a CDS encoding endonuclease/exonuclease/phosphatase family protein, protein MRLATWNILHGRTPADAAVDGDRLARAVEALGADVLALQEVDRGQPRSDMLDLTAIAAEAMGGASSRFAPALIGDPARQWRPARDDDLDATADGYGVALVSRHPVLRWHVLRLEPSARFRAPLREPGAQEVTWIRDEPRVAIAATIRTPTGDRTIAATHLSFVPGVNVRQLKRTLRWLEVLPGPRILMGDLNLPAAVVRRIDGWHSLARQRTFPADRPMVQLDHVLSDERLPARRIRVPRPPLSDHLPLVVEL, encoded by the coding sequence ATGCGGCTCGCGACCTGGAACATCCTCCACGGGCGCACGCCCGCCGACGCCGCCGTCGACGGCGACCGGCTCGCCCGGGCAGTCGAGGCGCTCGGCGCCGACGTGCTCGCGCTGCAGGAGGTCGACCGCGGCCAGCCGCGCTCGGACATGCTCGACCTCACGGCGATCGCGGCCGAGGCGATGGGCGGGGCCTCGTCGCGCTTCGCGCCCGCCCTCATCGGCGATCCGGCGCGGCAGTGGCGGCCCGCGCGCGACGACGACCTCGACGCGACCGCCGACGGCTACGGCGTCGCGCTCGTGAGCCGCCACCCCGTGCTGCGCTGGCACGTGCTGCGGCTCGAGCCCTCGGCGCGCTTCCGCGCCCCGCTCCGCGAGCCCGGCGCACAGGAGGTCACGTGGATCCGCGACGAGCCGCGCGTCGCGATCGCCGCGACCATCCGCACCCCGACGGGCGATCGCACGATCGCCGCGACGCACCTCTCGTTCGTGCCGGGCGTCAACGTGCGGCAGCTGAAGCGCACCCTCCGCTGGCTCGAGGTGCTCCCCGGCCCGCGCATCCTCATGGGCGACCTCAACCTGCCGGCCGCGGTCGTGCGGCGCATCGACGGCTGGCACTCGCTCGCGCGGCAGCGCACCTTCCCGGCCGATCGGCCGATGGTGCAGCTCGACCACGTGCTGAGCGATGAGCGGCTGCCCGCCCGCCGCATCCGCGTGCCCAGACCGCCGCTCTCGGACCACCTGCCGCTCGTCGTCGAGCTCTAG
- a CDS encoding SRPBCC domain-containing protein produces the protein MRILVTAFEPFGGDPENASLEAVRRLEQAWRDDPQPRIELVTGTLPVAFAAAGPALAALVERHAPDAVLAVGEAGGRSAITPERWAVNEDDARIPDNVGDQPRGTAIEPDGPARRPSGLDTDALVSAILAVGLPAHASDDAGRFLCNHVAYLVAGLPVAGGFIHVPAVRSSGTAGVGDETDPGSSADASVVTHDGRALSFDDLALALAAAVRAIARGDREPHDGRAEAAARVDRADTIVAAPPQRVYEALLDANALRQWLAPDGATATIEAFDGREGGGFRAVLRFDAPVDAKSGDDVDVSRVTFVELVPNELVVQRVAFESAEERFAGDMLMTWRMQPVEAGTRVTVAASDVPPGISPADHELGLGQSLAKLAAYVEG, from the coding sequence ATGCGCATCCTGGTGACGGCCTTCGAGCCCTTCGGCGGAGATCCCGAGAACGCGAGCCTCGAAGCGGTGCGGCGCCTCGAGCAGGCATGGCGCGACGATCCGCAGCCCCGCATCGAGCTCGTGACGGGCACGCTCCCGGTCGCGTTCGCCGCCGCGGGGCCGGCGCTCGCGGCGCTCGTCGAGCGGCATGCCCCGGATGCGGTGCTCGCGGTCGGCGAGGCGGGCGGACGCTCGGCGATCACCCCGGAGCGCTGGGCCGTCAACGAGGACGACGCGCGCATCCCCGACAACGTCGGCGACCAGCCGCGCGGCACCGCGATCGAGCCGGACGGCCCGGCGCGGCGCCCCTCGGGCCTCGACACCGACGCGCTCGTGAGCGCGATCCTCGCGGTCGGGCTGCCGGCGCACGCGAGCGACGACGCCGGCCGCTTCCTCTGCAACCACGTCGCCTACCTCGTCGCGGGCCTGCCGGTCGCGGGCGGCTTCATCCACGTGCCTGCGGTGCGCTCGAGCGGCACGGCGGGCGTCGGGGACGAGACCGATCCGGGGTCGTCGGCCGACGCATCCGTCGTCACGCACGACGGTCGCGCGCTCTCGTTCGACGACCTCGCGCTCGCGCTCGCCGCGGCGGTGCGGGCGATCGCGCGCGGCGACCGCGAGCCGCACGACGGGCGCGCCGAGGCCGCCGCGCGCGTCGACCGCGCCGACACGATCGTCGCCGCCCCGCCGCAGCGCGTGTACGAGGCGCTGCTCGACGCGAACGCGCTGCGCCAGTGGCTCGCACCCGACGGCGCGACCGCGACGATCGAGGCGTTCGACGGGCGCGAGGGCGGCGGCTTCCGCGCCGTGCTGCGCTTCGACGCGCCCGTCGACGCGAAGTCCGGCGACGACGTCGACGTCTCGCGCGTCACGTTCGTCGAGCTCGTGCCGAACGAGCTCGTCGTGCAGCGCGTCGCGTTCGAGAGCGCCGAGGAGCGCTTCGCCGGCGACATGCTCATGACGTGGCGGATGCAGCCGGTCGAGGCGGGCACGCGCGTCACGGTCGCGGCGTCCGACGTGCCGCCGGGCATCTCGCCCGCCGACCACGAGCTCGGCCTCGGCCAGTCGCTCGCGAAGCTCGCCGCCTACGTCGAGGGCTGA
- a CDS encoding YdeI/OmpD-associated family protein — MDALDDAQPGTRGGTAERPAVFFRDAAEFRAWLEANHETATELWMGLNAKHVSPRGLTWAEAVPEALCFGWIDSLSQRIDDDARRQRWTPRKTGSNWSAVNVAHVERLLAEGRMRPAGIAAFEARRADRTAVYAYENADGALPPELQRHLDEQPAALAFLGEATATYRRGAMAWVLGAKREATREQRARQLADDSAAGRLIPPQRYGETPKWVERAAAAAAAAGGQPST; from the coding sequence ATGGACGCTCTCGACGACGCGCAACCGGGCACCCGTGGCGGCACGGCGGAGCGCCCGGCGGTCTTCTTCCGCGACGCCGCTGAGTTCCGCGCCTGGCTCGAGGCGAACCACGAGACCGCGACCGAGCTGTGGATGGGGCTCAACGCGAAGCACGTCTCGCCGCGCGGGCTCACGTGGGCCGAGGCGGTGCCCGAGGCGCTGTGCTTCGGCTGGATCGACTCGCTCTCGCAGCGCATCGACGACGACGCGCGCCGCCAGCGGTGGACGCCGCGGAAGACCGGCTCGAACTGGTCGGCCGTCAACGTCGCGCACGTCGAGCGCCTGCTCGCAGAGGGGCGCATGCGACCAGCGGGCATCGCCGCGTTCGAGGCGCGGCGGGCGGATCGCACGGCGGTCTACGCCTACGAGAACGCCGACGGAGCGCTGCCGCCCGAGCTGCAGCGGCACCTCGACGAGCAGCCCGCGGCGCTCGCGTTCCTCGGCGAGGCGACGGCGACCTACCGTCGCGGGGCGATGGCGTGGGTGCTCGGCGCGAAGCGCGAGGCGACGCGCGAGCAGCGGGCGAGGCAGCTCGCCGACGACTCCGCGGCCGGCCGGCTCATCCCGCCGCAGCGCTACGGTGAGACTCCGAAGTGGGTCGAGCGCGCCGCGGCCGCCGCGGCGGCGGCCGGCGGTCAGCCCTCGACGTAG
- a CDS encoding phage holin family protein, which produces MIAADTPAETRAASQSVGDIVGDLMRDMSQLMRDEIALAKAEGTQQAKRLGKGAGMLGGAGYAGHLLVLFLSLALMFVLGDLLDHLGWGALIVGVLWAIVAAILYSMGRKALKEVEPMPETVDSVKHIPDALHTKEENR; this is translated from the coding sequence GTGATCGCCGCGGACACCCCCGCCGAGACGCGCGCGGCGAGTCAGTCGGTCGGCGACATTGTCGGCGACCTCATGCGCGACATGTCGCAGCTCATGCGCGACGAGATCGCGCTCGCGAAGGCGGAGGGCACGCAGCAGGCGAAGCGCCTCGGCAAGGGCGCGGGCATGCTCGGCGGTGCCGGGTACGCGGGCCACCTGCTCGTCCTGTTCCTGTCCCTCGCGCTCATGTTCGTGCTCGGTGACCTCCTCGACCACCTCGGCTGGGGAGCCCTCATCGTCGGCGTCCTGTGGGCGATCGTCGCGGCGATCCTCTACTCGATGGGCCGCAAGGCCCTCAAGGAGGTCGAGCCCATGCCCGAGACGGTCGACTCCGTCAAGCACATCCCAGACGCACTGCACACCAAGGAGGAGAACCGATGA
- a CDS encoding DUF3618 domain-containing protein yields the protein MTETPEEIRARIDRTRESVSGDVDALAEKVSPSGIVGRETERVKGKVNEVKERLFGSDDSSDHGVVGQAGHDVRGAVGHMGENVRGTVSNAGDSVRHGADMAVRKAKGNPLAVGLIAFGVGALIASLIPASEPEKQAAQKVKEGAEPLVEGAKDVAKEAAENLKEPAQEAAQHLKDTAQSAGEHVKGEAQGAASDVKSDAEQARDRVQGQSGS from the coding sequence ATGACCGAGACACCCGAGGAGATCCGCGCGCGGATCGATCGCACGCGCGAGAGCGTGAGCGGGGACGTCGACGCGCTTGCCGAGAAGGTGTCGCCGAGCGGCATCGTCGGCCGGGAGACCGAGCGAGTGAAGGGCAAGGTGAACGAGGTGAAGGAGCGACTGTTCGGCTCTGACGACAGCAGCGACCACGGTGTGGTCGGCCAGGCCGGCCACGACGTCCGCGGAGCGGTCGGCCACATGGGCGAGAACGTGCGCGGCACGGTCTCGAACGCCGGCGACAGCGTCCGCCACGGTGCCGACATGGCCGTGCGGAAGGCGAAGGGCAACCCGCTCGCGGTCGGCCTCATCGCCTTCGGTGTCGGCGCGCTCATCGCCTCCCTCATCCCGGCGAGCGAGCCCGAGAAGCAGGCCGCCCAGAAGGTGAAGGAGGGCGCCGAGCCGCTCGTGGAGGGCGCGAAGGACGTCGCCAAGGAGGCTGCGGAGAATCTCAAGGAGCCCGCCCAGGAGGCGGCGCAGCACCTGAAGGACACCGCGCAGAGCGCCGGCGAGCACGTCAAGGGCGAGGCGCAGGGCGCCGCCAGTGACGTGAAGTCCGACGCCGAGCAGGCTCGCGACCGCGTGCAGGGGCAGTCCGGCTCCTGA
- a CDS encoding low specificity L-threonine aldolase, with product MQMLHDADLRGFASDNYSGVHPEVLDAIAAANGGHQTAYGADAFTARLQEVVREHFGDAASAFPVFNGTGANVVALQALLPRWGAVVSAKTAHINVDEGGAPERVGGIKLLTVPTPDGKLTPELIDIEAWGWGDEHRAQPLAVSITQSTELGTLYSAEEIRAIADHVHERGMLLHMDGARLANAAVALDAPLRAFTTDAGVDILSLGGTKNGAMGAEAVVVLSARAGEQRVGEALVYLRKLNMQLASKMRFISAQLVALYDGELWRRNAEHANAMAARLRAAVEDVPGVSFAYPTQSNGVFARLPAGVADRVRERFFFYDWDASALEVRWMCTWDTTEDDVDALARAVREAAAS from the coding sequence GTGCAGATGCTCCACGACGCTGACCTCCGCGGCTTCGCCTCCGACAACTACTCCGGCGTGCACCCCGAGGTGCTGGACGCGATCGCGGCAGCGAACGGCGGCCACCAGACCGCCTACGGCGCCGACGCCTTCACCGCGCGCCTGCAGGAGGTCGTGCGCGAGCACTTCGGCGACGCCGCCTCGGCCTTCCCCGTCTTCAACGGCACGGGCGCGAACGTGGTCGCGCTGCAGGCGCTGCTGCCGCGCTGGGGCGCGGTCGTCTCGGCGAAGACCGCCCACATCAACGTCGACGAGGGCGGCGCGCCCGAGCGGGTCGGCGGCATCAAGCTGCTCACCGTGCCGACGCCCGACGGCAAGCTGACCCCCGAGCTCATCGACATCGAGGCGTGGGGATGGGGCGACGAGCACCGCGCGCAGCCGCTCGCCGTCTCGATCACCCAGTCGACCGAGCTCGGCACCCTCTACTCCGCCGAGGAGATCCGAGCGATCGCCGACCACGTGCACGAGCGCGGGATGCTCCTGCACATGGACGGCGCGCGGCTCGCGAACGCCGCGGTCGCGCTCGACGCGCCGCTGCGCGCATTCACGACCGACGCGGGCGTCGACATCCTCTCGCTCGGCGGCACGAAGAACGGCGCGATGGGGGCCGAGGCGGTCGTCGTGCTCTCGGCGCGCGCCGGTGAGCAGCGCGTCGGTGAGGCGCTCGTCTACCTCCGCAAGCTCAACATGCAGCTCGCGTCGAAGATGCGCTTCATCTCGGCGCAGCTCGTCGCGCTCTACGACGGCGAGCTGTGGCGGCGGAACGCCGAGCACGCGAACGCGATGGCGGCGCGCCTGCGCGCTGCGGTCGAGGACGTGCCGGGCGTCTCCTTCGCCTACCCGACGCAGTCGAACGGCGTGTTCGCGCGGCTGCCCGCGGGTGTCGCCGACCGCGTGCGGGAGCGCTTCTTCTTCTACGACTGGGACGCATCCGCCCTCGAGGTGCGCTGGATGTGCACGTGGGACACGACGGAGGACGACGTGGATGCGCTCGCTCGCGCCGTGCGCGAGGCCGCGGCCTCGTAG